Within Alteribacter lacisalsi, the genomic segment CGAAAACTGGCCTGAACAGGTAATCCGCGCAAAAGGGTTTTTCTGGGCAGCCACAAGGAACGATCTTGCCGGCCTTCTCTCCCAGGCAGGAGGCTCAATTACAATTTCCGGTGCGGGAGACTGGCTGGCCTCGTATACTGAAGAAGAACGGGAATCTCTTTTTACCCAGGATCCTGAACTTAAAGAAGGTTGGGAAGAGCCGTTTGGCGACAGAGCCAACGAGATTGTTTTTATCGGAATTGACTTGAATGAAGCCGAGGTCACCGATTCTCTCGATCGTTGTCTGTTGACTGACAAAGAAATGAAACAGGACTGGAGCACTTTTACGGACCCCCTTCCCGCTTTTCAGGCTGAAAGTGTGAGCAGCTGATACAAAACTTCTGAGGTATGGGACGGAGATTCTGTCGTTTCACGTGAAACAGTTGGGTTCTGCTGACTAATTACAAGGGATTGAGGCACGAAGAAAATCGTGCCTCACCCTTCAATAATCTGATCCGCCTTGAGTATCCGTCTGATCTTCGATTACAGTAAACCGTTTCACTGCTTCTTTCAGTTTTTCAAAATCATCCATATGAATAAATTTGTACTTGAGTTCAACCTTACTCTCGTCTCTTAACATTAATATGATTGCCTCTTCTGCCAGGATGGCTTTTTTCACGTCGATACTCCCAATCTTTTTTCTTTGCATGGGAAAACCTCGATGAATAGAGAGAACCCCCTCTTCCATTCTTATATAATCGATTTTTGTGATGGATAAGTACGCGGCCGACAGGAATGATCCTATAATGACATTCATTCCAATCAATGAACGGATAAACAGAGGGAAATCAGTGGATAAAGGGAACTGGATCATGTTTAATACCGCTGCCATCATCACACCTGACAGGATCCACGCTCCCCTCGTTCTGTATTTGATTTTCACACCTCGCCGCCTCCAAACTCAGATGTTTATTTCTACCGTAACATACAGGACAGCTCGCATTTGACACTCTGAGTGTGTGCTTTTTTAAAACTGCTGCCATCTCGGCTATACTGGGAGGAGACAGAACGAGGACAGGAGCTGGTTCTTTTTTATGACAGAGACGAAACAGACGATCCGGGAGCGGGTCTGGGATACGATGGAACAGGAAAAAGTCGGCCGGTTTCCTTTTCCCCTTAGAGGCCGGATCCCGAATTTTAAAGGTGCCGAAGCGGCTGCCAGGCACGTGTTTGAACTGGAAGTCTATAAAGAGGCAAAAGTTGTGAAGGTAAACCCTGATTCCCCGCAGCTGCCAATCCGCGCCCAGGTGCTAAAAGACGGGAAGACGCTTCTCATACCAACGCCTCGGCTCAAGGACGGCTTTGTGCGGATTGATCCGGCTGCCGTGCCGCCGGGAGAGGAAAAAAAAGCGGCCAGTCTGAAGCATATGAACAGCTATGGACAAGTTGTGCCCCTTAAAGATCTTCCCCGGATCGATCTGCTGGTCGTGGGGTCGGTCGCCCTTCACCGGGACGGCCGCAGGCTTGGAAAAGGGGCAGGCTTTGCTGACCGGGAGTATGCCATCCTTCGTGAGCTCGGCAATCCGGAAATTCCTGTGGTCGGAACCGTAAACAGTGTCCAGCTCGTGGAAGACGACATTCCAAGAGACCAATACGATCTGACGGCAGATTACATTGCGACGGAAAAGGAATGCTTTGCGACCCGCTCGCCCTATGATAAACCATCAGGCATTGACTGGACCCGTGTGACAGACGAAGAGATGGAAGCCATGCCTGTACTTGAGGAAATACGGCGGATTACGAAAGCGTAACTGAACAGAAAAGCCCGTACTCTTGATTTGAGAATACGGGCTTTTGTCTATTCTTTATAGTTGGATTCCTCATAATGAACGGTCTTGATCCGAATCGAAGAATCGTGAAAATCGCCGCTCTGGAGTTTCCACGTGCTGTCGAGCTGATGAGGTACGGTAACGCCGCTTGCCGTCTCACGGTAGTCAGAGTAGGCGATTTGCCACGCTTCTGTCTCATCACCCCGGTGGCGGTTGGCGGCATGAGCCGATTCAGGCAGACCTGATTCGCTGAAGGTGAACACAATGGTTCCCTCCTCCTGTCCGCTTTTCACCAGTGCCGTCACTTCCCTCTCGCCCGTCTGTTCAAGGGTGACAGAAGGATTGTGAATAAACGCCTGGGGACAGAGAACAAGTTCCCCTGCATAGCGTACAAGAAGCCCTTGGCGGACACTTTCTCCTCCTGTCCGGTTAACCGGAAATACAGACCAAAGTCTGGTAATGTGTGTACCGGTCTGATCTGTCAGTTTTTCAATCGTATTCATACGAACCACCGCATTTATTCTTGAAAATCCCATCCAGACAAAACCGGGCTTATCTGTCCGGAAAAACTGCTCTCCCTTAATCAGGGACCACTTTTCTTCCGGCTTCATCCGCCGGAAGCCCTCATAGGTGACAAAGGCTTCAGTAAGATCGGCTTCCTCTGCCGCCTTAATCTTTCTCAGGTAGGTATCAATCAGAGGCGGGACTTCTCCTTCTCCCTTGTACACCTCTTCGTTGTCTTCCATTTTCATATACAGAACGTCTTCTC encodes:
- a CDS encoding 5-formyltetrahydrofolate cyclo-ligase, encoding MTETKQTIRERVWDTMEQEKVGRFPFPLRGRIPNFKGAEAAARHVFELEVYKEAKVVKVNPDSPQLPIRAQVLKDGKTLLIPTPRLKDGFVRIDPAAVPPGEEKKAASLKHMNSYGQVVPLKDLPRIDLLVVGSVALHRDGRRLGKGAGFADREYAILRELGNPEIPVVGTVNSVQLVEDDIPRDQYDLTADYIATEKECFATRSPYDKPSGIDWTRVTDEEMEAMPVLEEIRRITKA
- a CDS encoding DUF6544 family protein codes for the protein MTEQILSDIVVVIVVLGVLSLGVLLISNWVFLNRFREDVLYMKMEDNEEVYKGEGEVPPLIDTYLRKIKAAEEADLTEAFVTYEGFRRMKPEEKWSLIKGEQFFRTDKPGFVWMGFSRINAVVRMNTIEKLTDQTGTHITRLWSVFPVNRTGGESVRQGLLVRYAGELVLCPQAFIHNPSVTLEQTGEREVTALVKSGQEEGTIVFTFSESGLPESAHAANRHRGDETEAWQIAYSDYRETASGVTVPHQLDSTWKLQSGDFHDSSIRIKTVHYEESNYKE